A single window of Pyrus communis chromosome 10, drPyrComm1.1, whole genome shotgun sequence DNA harbors:
- the LOC137746697 gene encoding protein BUNDLE SHEATH DEFECTIVE 2, chloroplastic-like — protein MASSLSFMPVCSFDSTNKPRVFIEKSVGGKVVRVNQVFRSSKAANFQSWEVKATDGTPTAKVNSLVCSACEGNGAKVCNQCEGTGVNSVDHFNGQFKAGGLCWLCRGKREILCGECNGAGFLGGFMSTHDA, from the exons ATGGCGAGCTCTCTTTCTTTCATGCCTGTTTGTTCCTTCGATTCCACAAACAAACCAA GGGTTTTCATCGAAAAATCGGTTGGCGGGAAGGTTGTTCGGGTGAATCAAGTGTTTCGGAGCTCTAAAGCTGCAAACTTTCAGTCATGGGAGGTAAAG GCTACAGACGGTACTCCAACAGCCAAAGTAAATAGCCTAGTCTGTTCAGCATGTGAGGGAAACG GTGCAAAAGTGTGTAATCAATGTGAAGGTACTGGAGTTAATTCTGTAGACCATTTCAACGGACAGTTTAAAGCTGGTGGACTATGTTGGCTTTGCAG GGGGAAGAGGGAGATTTTGTGTGGAGAATGCAATGGTGCAGGGTTTTTGGGTGGCTTCATGAGCACACATGACGCCTAG
- the LOC137748502 gene encoding uncharacterized protein translates to MASTLLSAPTFLPLQNREVGGFVRSFRSPNYDKLKFNQRLTTKTSGGSLLVASVFERKVKSRQTVIPEPDYRIPIVLLGLSGGLAYTNNLLPAAPVGLLGLLLLFQTTRVRFVFDDEALEVKVGEELESSGENVFVGGKNRWKYSSFVNWELWWPNFPILVYFKEKQTKPEGQVHFFPVIFNGKQLYDVMLERAGPSQTSGPKDS, encoded by the exons atggccagCACTCTCTTGTCAGCTCCTACCTTCCTGCCTCTGCAAA ATAGAGAAGTGGGTGGATTTGTGAGGAGCTTCAGGAGCCCAAATTATGACAAACTCAAGTTTAATCAAAGATTAACCACAAAAACTAGTGGTGGCTCCCTTCTTGTTGCCTCAGTG TTTGAAAGGAAGGTGAAGAGCAGACAGACTGTGATTCCGGAGCCGGATTATCGAATTCCGATTGTTCTACTAG GTCTATCTGGTGGGTTAGCTTACACGAATAATCTCCTACCAGCTGCGCCCGTCGGTCTCCTTGGATTACTGTTATTGTTTCAG ACTACAAGAGTTAGATTTGTTTTTGATGATGAGGCTCTG GAAGTAAAAGTAGGAGAAGAGCTTGAGAGTTCAGGTGAAAATGTCTTCGTGGGCGGAAAAAATCGTTGGAA GTATTCATCGTTCGTGAACTGGGAGCTCTGGTGGCCAAATTTCCCTATTCTGGTGTACTTTAAAGAGAAGCAAACAAAGCCTGAAGGACAAGTGCACTTCTTTCCGGTGATATTT AATGGGAAGCAACTTTACGATGTCATGTTGGAGAGAGCTGGCCCTTCCCAAACTAGTGGTCCGAAAGATTCTTGA
- the LOC137748970 gene encoding sphinganine C4-monooxygenase 1-like, whose amino-acid sequence MSFEVSDEVLGIFIPILVYWIYVGVLHFVESKFPEFKIQAVKESEDKNLVSQPTVIAGVLLQQFGQATIAALMFWLTSQTTKGHAVATLMTMLRAGVQFFFAMLVLDTWQYFMHRCMHENKVLYKYIHSRHHRLVAPYAYGALYNHPIEGLLVDTMSGAVSFLASGMSPRMSIFFFSLATVKAVDDHCGMWIPWHPFHLVFRNNSHYHTVHHSLHGTKHNYSQPFFVFWDRIFGTYYVPRGDDEEEKNI is encoded by the coding sequence atgtCATTTGAAGTTTCAGATGAGGTATTGGGTATATTTATCCCAATACTCGTATACTGGATTTATGTTGGGGTTCTTCATTTCGTGGAATCCAAATTTCCAGAATTTAAAATCCAAGCAGTGAAAGAGTCAGAGGACAAAAACCTCGTCTCCCAACCAACTGTGATTGCCGGCGTTCTACTCCAGCAGTTTGGGCAGGCTACAATAGCGGCGCTAATGTTCTGGTTGACCAGCCAGACCACTAAAGGCCATGCAGTTGCAACCCTCATGACGATGTTACGCGCAGGGGTCCAATTTTTCTTTGCAATGCTTGTCTTGGACACATGGCAGTACTTCATGCATCGATGCATGCACGAAAACAAGGTGCTTTACAAGTACATACACTCCCGCCACCATAGGTTGGTGGCGCCATATGCATACGGAGCACTGTACAACCACCCCATCGAGGGGCTGCTAGTAGACACCATGAGTGGTGCCGTTAGCTTTCTGGCGTCCGGCATGTCTCCAAGGATGTCAATCTTTTTCTTCTCGTTGGCCACCGTAAAGGCAGTGGACGACCACTGTGGAATGTGGATTCCGTGGCATCCTTTCCACTTGGTGTTTAGAAACAACAGCCACTACCACACCGTCCACCATTCCCTGCACGGGACCAAACACAACTACTCCCAGCCATTCTTCGTGTTCTGGGATAGGATATTTGGCACCTACTACGTGCCGCGTGGTGATGATGAGGAGGAGAAGAACATATAA
- the LOC137747499 gene encoding pleiotropic drug resistance protein 1-like isoform X1: MTSWAALERLPTRSRARRGILLAEDQEHNREIDVKELGLVERKNVLERLIQINNSNQDETSNNPTFLLKLKDRMNRVGLEFPTTEVRFEHLNVEAEAHVGSRASLSILNFSLNILEGFLKCFHILTSKKKPVSILHDASGIIKPRRMTLLLGPPGSGKTTLLLALAGKLSKHHLKLSGRVTYNGQGMEEFVPQRAAAYVSQHDLHLPELTVRETLAFSARCHGVGPRYELLVELLRREKAANVMPDLDLDLIMKAAVLEGREANTVTDLILKVLRLEACADTVVGDEMTRGISGGQKKRVTTGEMLVGPEGVLFMDEISTGLDSSTTFQIVNSLRHCVYILNGTALIALLQPAPETYDLFDDIILLSDGYIVYQGPCENVIEFFEHMGFKCPQRKGVADFLQEVTSRKDQEQYWVYRDKPHGFVTPKEFSEAMNSFHIGQKLSDELAIPFNKSEGHPLDLTTKKYGASNKELLKACMDRQIILMKRNKFVYVFKLVQLIVAAFVTTTLFLRTEMHRNTAADGGIYMGAMFFTLLSIMFNGFAELHMTVERLPAFYKQRDDLFYPAWVYTLPQWMIRIPMTFVEVSIWMLITYYPIGYDPSFARFLKQFLVLASISQMANGLFRLIGVVGRNITAANTFGFVAFLVILGLSGFVLPRDDMNKWTLWGYYLSPFTYGLNAMAVNEFLGKSWRHVPANSAEALGVIVLKSQGVSPEARWYWIGVAALIGFTLLFNFLFTFALEYLDPFEEPRAASEVSNEALTAVSEGSNMEANSTKRQRGMVLPFQPLSVTFNEIRYAIDMPHEKKVQGISNEGFRKEILKGVSGTFRPAVLTALMGISGAGKTTLLDVLAGRKTSGHIKGSITISGYPKNQDTFARVTGYCEQTDIHSPHVAVYESLVYSAWLRLPPEVDSRSRRMFIEEVMELVELTPIRNALVGLPGVNGLSTEQRKRLTIAVELVANPSIIFMDEPTSGLDARAAAIVMRTVRNTVDTGRTVVCTIHQPSIDIFDAFDEMLLLKEGGEEIYVGPLGHHSSKLIEYFEGINGVPKIKDGYNPATWMLEVTSAAQEAALGVNFAEIYKNSEIYGRNKALIKELSTPAPNSKDLYFPSQYSQSFFTQCRACLWKQHISYWRNPQYSAMKLFYTAMMALLFGIIFWDLGTKRKRERDLLNAIGSMYAAVLFIGIQNSLAVQPVVGIERMVSYRERAAGMYSAFPFAFGQAVIEIPYTLIQTIIYGVIVYTMVGFEWTVSKFFLYLFFMCFTFLYFTFHGMMAVAITPNNTISIVVSSAFYPLWNVISGYLIPKTRIPIWWRWFYWISPTSWSLYGLFSSQFGGITDRLDSGETVDEFMRSYFGYRNDFVGIVATVLVGFSLLFVFVFALGIKKLNYQKR, encoded by the exons ATGACGTCATGGGCTGCTTTAGAGCGACTGCCGACGCGCTCGAGAGCAAGGAGAGGTATTCTGCTCGCGGAAGATCAAGAACACAACAGAGAGATTGATGTGAAGGAACTTGGATTAGTAGAAAGGAAAAACGTTTTGGAGAGGCTTATCcagattaataattcaaaccaAGATGAAACTAGTAATAATCCCACGTTCTTGCTCAAGCTCAAGGACCGCATGAACAG AGTTGGACTTGAATTTCCAACAACTGAGGTGCGGTTCGAGCATTTGAACGTTGAAGCAGAAGCTCACGTAGGAAGCAGGGCATCGCTTTCAATCCTCAACTTCTCCCTTAATATCTTAGAG ggGTTCCTGAAATGCTTTCACATTCTTACAAGTAAGAAGAAGCCAGTGTCGATCCTCCACGATGCAAGTGGGATTATCAAGCCAAGAAG AATGACACTTCTTTTAGGGCCCCCGGGCTCTGGAAAGACCACATTACTATTGGCATTGGCCGGAAAACTTAGCAAACACCATCTAAAA CTTTCGGGGAGAGTTACATACAACGGACAAGGGATGGAGGAGTTTGTGCCGCAGAGGGCGGCAGCTTATGTTAGCCAACACGATCTCCACTTACCGGAATTGACAGTGAGGGAAACACTGGCTTTTTCAGCGAGATGTCATGGTGTTGGGCCGCGCTATG AATTGTTGGTAGAATTATTGAGAAGAGAGAAGGCTGCAAATGTCATGCCGGATCTTGATCTTGATCTAATCATGAAG GCAGCGGTACTAGAAGGACGGGAAGCCAATACAGTTACAGACTTAATACTCAAG GTTTTGAGACTGGAAGCTTGTGCTGACACCGTTGTAGGGGACGAAATGACCAGAGGCATATCTGGTGGACAAAAAAAGCGAGTCACGACAG GGGAGATGCTAGTCGGACCAGAAGGAGTACTTTTTATGGATGAGATATCGACTGGTCTGGACAGTTCTACAACATTTCAAATAGTGAATTCGCTGCGTCATTGTGTCTACATCCTCAATGGAACTGCATTAATCGCTCTCCTGCAGCCAGCACCGGAGACGTATGATCTTTTCGATGACATAATTCTCCTCTCGGATGGATACATTGTGTATCAAGGTCCCTGCGAGAATGTGATCGAGTTCTTTGAGCACATGGGATTCAAATGTCCCCAGAGGAAAGGAGTCGCCGATTTCTTACAAGAA GTGACATCAAGGAAAGACCAAGAGCAATACTGGGTCTATAGAGATAAGCCTCATGGCTTTGTAACTCCCAAAGAGTTTTCTGAAGCAATGAATTCGTTTCACATTGGTCAAAAACTCAGCGATGAGCTTGCTATTCCATTTAACAAGTCTGAAGGCCACCCTTTGGATTTAACAACTAAGAAGTACGGTGCTAGCAACAAGGAACTGTTAAAAGCTTGTATGGACAGACAAATTATTCTTATGAAGCGGAATAAATTCGTCTACGTTTTCAAATTGGTGCAG CTTATTGTAGCTGCTTTTGTAACGACGACGTTATTCCTACGCACTGAGATGCACCGGAATACAGCAGCAGATGGTGGAATTTATATGGGAGCTATGTTCTTTACACTGCTATCAATCATGTTCAATGGGTTTGCGGAGCTGCACATGACTGTTGAGAGACTTCCGGCCTTTTACAAGCAAAGGGACGATTTGTTCTATCCAGCTTGGGTGTATACTCTACCTCAATGGATGATACGGATCCCTATGACATTTGTGGAAGTCTCCATTTGGATGCTCATCACTTACTATCCCATCGGTTATGATCCAAGCTTCGCAAG GTTTTTGAAGCAGTTCCTTGTGCTAGCGAGCATTAGCCAGATGGCAAATGGACTTTTTCGATTGATAGGGGTAGTAGGAAGGAACATAACTGCTGCAAATACATTCGGGTTTGTTGCTTTCCTCGTCATTCTTGGTCTGAGCGGCTTTGTTTTACCACGAG ACGATATGAACAAGTGGACGTTGTGGGGATATTATCTCTCACCGTTCACATACGGACTGAATGCAATGGCTGTAAatgaatttctgggaaaaagTTGGAGACAT GTTCCTGCAAACTCAGCAGAAGCGTTAGGAGTTATAGTCTTGAAGTCTCAAGGAGTATCTCCAGAAGCACGTTGGTATTGGATTGGAGTGGCAGCTTTGATCGGATTTACTCTTCTATTCAACTTCCTTTTCACGTTTGCACTTGAGTATCTTGATC CATTTGAAGAGCCCCGTGCAGCATCAGAAGTGTCCAATGAGGCTTTGACTGCGGTATCAGAGGGAAGCAACATGGAAGCCAATAGTACAAAGAGGCAGCGCGGAATGGTTCTGCCTTTTCAACCTCTTTCGGTTACTTTTAATGAAATACGATATGCGATTGACATGCCTCATGAAAAGAAAGTTCAAGGCATAAGTAATGAAGGCTTCCGGAAAGAAATTCTCAAGGGTGTGAGTGGAACTTTTAGGCCAGCAGTCTTGACAGCCCTAATGGGTATTAGTGGCGCAGGTAAAACCACTCTACTGGATGTTTTGGCAGGTAGGAAAACCAGTGGACATATCAAGGGTAGCATCACAATATCCGGATATCCAAAAAACCAAGACACATTTGCTCGCGTAACAGGATACTGCGAGCAAACAGATATCCACTCTCCTCATGTTGCAGTGTACGAGTCTTTGGTTTACTCTGCATGGCTCCGGTTACCCCCTGAGGTTGATTCCCGCAGCAGAAGGATGTTCATCGAGGAAGTAATGGAGCTTGTGGAATTGACTCCAATACGCAACGCACTTGTTGGATTGCCTGGTGTGAATGGTCTCTCAACGGAGCAGCGCAAAAGGCTAACAATTGCGGTAGAGCTTGTTGCCAACCCATCCATCATATTTATGGATGAGCCGACCTCTGGCCTTGATGCCAGGGCAGCAGCAATTGTAATGAGAACGGTGAGAAATACAGTGGACACTGGGAGGACCGTAGTCTGCACCATCCACCAGCCAAGCATTGATATATTCGATGCTTTCGATGAG ATGCTCCTCTTGAAAGAGGGAGGCGAAGAAATATACGTTGGCCCTTTAGGCCACCATTCTTCCAAGTTGATCGAATACTTTGAG GGGATTAATGGAGTTCCAAAAATAAAGGATGGTTACAATCCGGCAACATGGATGTTGGAGGTTACTTCTGCAGCACAAGAAGCAGCGCTCGGGGTTAATTTCGCTGAAATATACAAGAACTCAGAAATATACGG GAGAAACAAGGCCTTGATCAAGGAGCTAAGCACCCCTGCACCAAATTCGAAAGACTTGTACTTCCCGTCACAATATTCTCAATCGTTCTTTACCCAGTGTCGAGCTTGCTTATGGAAGCAACACATATCATATTGGCGAAACCCGCAATATAGTGCAATGAAGCTGTTTTACACAGCTATGATGGCTTTACTCTTTGGAATAATTTTCTGGGATCTTGGCACCAAAAG GAAAAGGGAAAGAGATCTTCTTAACGCAATCGGTTCAATGTATGCTGCTGTTCTCTTCATTGGGATACAAAACTCCTTAGCAGTGCAGCCAGTCGTAGGCATCGAGAGGATGGTATCTTACAGAGAAAGGGCTGCTGGGATGTACTCGGCGTTTCCATTTGCCTTCGGACAG GCCGTCATTGAGATTCCATACACGTTGATCCAAACTATCATCTACGGAGTTATAGTGTACACAATGGTCGGATTTGAGTGGACGGTCAGCAAATTCTTTTTGTATCTCTTCTTCATGTGCTTCACCTTCTTGTACTTCACCTTCCATGGCATGATGGCAGTGGCCATCACTCCCAATAACACCATCTCTATCGTTGTTTCATCCGCCTTCTATCCGCTATGGAACGTTATTTCCGGATATCTCATTCCCAAAACA AGAATTCCAATATGGTGGAGATGGTTCTACTGGATTAGCCCGACATCATGGAGCTTGTACGGCTTGTTTTCTTCACAATTTGGAGGCATCACGGACAGACTTGATTCCGGCGAAACTGTGGATGAATTTATGAGGTCTTATTTTGGGTATAGGAACGACTTTGTAGGCATTGTTGCAACTGTGTTAGTCGGATTTTCACTGCTATTTGTTTTCGTCTTTGCCTTAGGAATCAAAAAATTGAACTACCAAAAGAGATGA
- the LOC137747499 gene encoding pleiotropic drug resistance protein 1-like isoform X2: MQVGLSSQEGPPGSGKTTLLLALAGKLSKHHLKLSGRVTYNGQGMEEFVPQRAAAYVSQHDLHLPELTVRETLAFSARCHGVGPRYELLVELLRREKAANVMPDLDLDLIMKAAVLEGREANTVTDLILKVLRLEACADTVVGDEMTRGISGGQKKRVTTGEMLVGPEGVLFMDEISTGLDSSTTFQIVNSLRHCVYILNGTALIALLQPAPETYDLFDDIILLSDGYIVYQGPCENVIEFFEHMGFKCPQRKGVADFLQEVTSRKDQEQYWVYRDKPHGFVTPKEFSEAMNSFHIGQKLSDELAIPFNKSEGHPLDLTTKKYGASNKELLKACMDRQIILMKRNKFVYVFKLVQLIVAAFVTTTLFLRTEMHRNTAADGGIYMGAMFFTLLSIMFNGFAELHMTVERLPAFYKQRDDLFYPAWVYTLPQWMIRIPMTFVEVSIWMLITYYPIGYDPSFARFLKQFLVLASISQMANGLFRLIGVVGRNITAANTFGFVAFLVILGLSGFVLPRDDMNKWTLWGYYLSPFTYGLNAMAVNEFLGKSWRHVPANSAEALGVIVLKSQGVSPEARWYWIGVAALIGFTLLFNFLFTFALEYLDPFEEPRAASEVSNEALTAVSEGSNMEANSTKRQRGMVLPFQPLSVTFNEIRYAIDMPHEKKVQGISNEGFRKEILKGVSGTFRPAVLTALMGISGAGKTTLLDVLAGRKTSGHIKGSITISGYPKNQDTFARVTGYCEQTDIHSPHVAVYESLVYSAWLRLPPEVDSRSRRMFIEEVMELVELTPIRNALVGLPGVNGLSTEQRKRLTIAVELVANPSIIFMDEPTSGLDARAAAIVMRTVRNTVDTGRTVVCTIHQPSIDIFDAFDEMLLLKEGGEEIYVGPLGHHSSKLIEYFEGINGVPKIKDGYNPATWMLEVTSAAQEAALGVNFAEIYKNSEIYGRNKALIKELSTPAPNSKDLYFPSQYSQSFFTQCRACLWKQHISYWRNPQYSAMKLFYTAMMALLFGIIFWDLGTKRKRERDLLNAIGSMYAAVLFIGIQNSLAVQPVVGIERMVSYRERAAGMYSAFPFAFGQAVIEIPYTLIQTIIYGVIVYTMVGFEWTVSKFFLYLFFMCFTFLYFTFHGMMAVAITPNNTISIVVSSAFYPLWNVISGYLIPKTRIPIWWRWFYWISPTSWSLYGLFSSQFGGITDRLDSGETVDEFMRSYFGYRNDFVGIVATVLVGFSLLFVFVFALGIKKLNYQKR, encoded by the exons ATGCAAGTGGGATTATCAAGCCAAGAAG GGCCCCCGGGCTCTGGAAAGACCACATTACTATTGGCATTGGCCGGAAAACTTAGCAAACACCATCTAAAA CTTTCGGGGAGAGTTACATACAACGGACAAGGGATGGAGGAGTTTGTGCCGCAGAGGGCGGCAGCTTATGTTAGCCAACACGATCTCCACTTACCGGAATTGACAGTGAGGGAAACACTGGCTTTTTCAGCGAGATGTCATGGTGTTGGGCCGCGCTATG AATTGTTGGTAGAATTATTGAGAAGAGAGAAGGCTGCAAATGTCATGCCGGATCTTGATCTTGATCTAATCATGAAG GCAGCGGTACTAGAAGGACGGGAAGCCAATACAGTTACAGACTTAATACTCAAG GTTTTGAGACTGGAAGCTTGTGCTGACACCGTTGTAGGGGACGAAATGACCAGAGGCATATCTGGTGGACAAAAAAAGCGAGTCACGACAG GGGAGATGCTAGTCGGACCAGAAGGAGTACTTTTTATGGATGAGATATCGACTGGTCTGGACAGTTCTACAACATTTCAAATAGTGAATTCGCTGCGTCATTGTGTCTACATCCTCAATGGAACTGCATTAATCGCTCTCCTGCAGCCAGCACCGGAGACGTATGATCTTTTCGATGACATAATTCTCCTCTCGGATGGATACATTGTGTATCAAGGTCCCTGCGAGAATGTGATCGAGTTCTTTGAGCACATGGGATTCAAATGTCCCCAGAGGAAAGGAGTCGCCGATTTCTTACAAGAA GTGACATCAAGGAAAGACCAAGAGCAATACTGGGTCTATAGAGATAAGCCTCATGGCTTTGTAACTCCCAAAGAGTTTTCTGAAGCAATGAATTCGTTTCACATTGGTCAAAAACTCAGCGATGAGCTTGCTATTCCATTTAACAAGTCTGAAGGCCACCCTTTGGATTTAACAACTAAGAAGTACGGTGCTAGCAACAAGGAACTGTTAAAAGCTTGTATGGACAGACAAATTATTCTTATGAAGCGGAATAAATTCGTCTACGTTTTCAAATTGGTGCAG CTTATTGTAGCTGCTTTTGTAACGACGACGTTATTCCTACGCACTGAGATGCACCGGAATACAGCAGCAGATGGTGGAATTTATATGGGAGCTATGTTCTTTACACTGCTATCAATCATGTTCAATGGGTTTGCGGAGCTGCACATGACTGTTGAGAGACTTCCGGCCTTTTACAAGCAAAGGGACGATTTGTTCTATCCAGCTTGGGTGTATACTCTACCTCAATGGATGATACGGATCCCTATGACATTTGTGGAAGTCTCCATTTGGATGCTCATCACTTACTATCCCATCGGTTATGATCCAAGCTTCGCAAG GTTTTTGAAGCAGTTCCTTGTGCTAGCGAGCATTAGCCAGATGGCAAATGGACTTTTTCGATTGATAGGGGTAGTAGGAAGGAACATAACTGCTGCAAATACATTCGGGTTTGTTGCTTTCCTCGTCATTCTTGGTCTGAGCGGCTTTGTTTTACCACGAG ACGATATGAACAAGTGGACGTTGTGGGGATATTATCTCTCACCGTTCACATACGGACTGAATGCAATGGCTGTAAatgaatttctgggaaaaagTTGGAGACAT GTTCCTGCAAACTCAGCAGAAGCGTTAGGAGTTATAGTCTTGAAGTCTCAAGGAGTATCTCCAGAAGCACGTTGGTATTGGATTGGAGTGGCAGCTTTGATCGGATTTACTCTTCTATTCAACTTCCTTTTCACGTTTGCACTTGAGTATCTTGATC CATTTGAAGAGCCCCGTGCAGCATCAGAAGTGTCCAATGAGGCTTTGACTGCGGTATCAGAGGGAAGCAACATGGAAGCCAATAGTACAAAGAGGCAGCGCGGAATGGTTCTGCCTTTTCAACCTCTTTCGGTTACTTTTAATGAAATACGATATGCGATTGACATGCCTCATGAAAAGAAAGTTCAAGGCATAAGTAATGAAGGCTTCCGGAAAGAAATTCTCAAGGGTGTGAGTGGAACTTTTAGGCCAGCAGTCTTGACAGCCCTAATGGGTATTAGTGGCGCAGGTAAAACCACTCTACTGGATGTTTTGGCAGGTAGGAAAACCAGTGGACATATCAAGGGTAGCATCACAATATCCGGATATCCAAAAAACCAAGACACATTTGCTCGCGTAACAGGATACTGCGAGCAAACAGATATCCACTCTCCTCATGTTGCAGTGTACGAGTCTTTGGTTTACTCTGCATGGCTCCGGTTACCCCCTGAGGTTGATTCCCGCAGCAGAAGGATGTTCATCGAGGAAGTAATGGAGCTTGTGGAATTGACTCCAATACGCAACGCACTTGTTGGATTGCCTGGTGTGAATGGTCTCTCAACGGAGCAGCGCAAAAGGCTAACAATTGCGGTAGAGCTTGTTGCCAACCCATCCATCATATTTATGGATGAGCCGACCTCTGGCCTTGATGCCAGGGCAGCAGCAATTGTAATGAGAACGGTGAGAAATACAGTGGACACTGGGAGGACCGTAGTCTGCACCATCCACCAGCCAAGCATTGATATATTCGATGCTTTCGATGAG ATGCTCCTCTTGAAAGAGGGAGGCGAAGAAATATACGTTGGCCCTTTAGGCCACCATTCTTCCAAGTTGATCGAATACTTTGAG GGGATTAATGGAGTTCCAAAAATAAAGGATGGTTACAATCCGGCAACATGGATGTTGGAGGTTACTTCTGCAGCACAAGAAGCAGCGCTCGGGGTTAATTTCGCTGAAATATACAAGAACTCAGAAATATACGG GAGAAACAAGGCCTTGATCAAGGAGCTAAGCACCCCTGCACCAAATTCGAAAGACTTGTACTTCCCGTCACAATATTCTCAATCGTTCTTTACCCAGTGTCGAGCTTGCTTATGGAAGCAACACATATCATATTGGCGAAACCCGCAATATAGTGCAATGAAGCTGTTTTACACAGCTATGATGGCTTTACTCTTTGGAATAATTTTCTGGGATCTTGGCACCAAAAG GAAAAGGGAAAGAGATCTTCTTAACGCAATCGGTTCAATGTATGCTGCTGTTCTCTTCATTGGGATACAAAACTCCTTAGCAGTGCAGCCAGTCGTAGGCATCGAGAGGATGGTATCTTACAGAGAAAGGGCTGCTGGGATGTACTCGGCGTTTCCATTTGCCTTCGGACAG GCCGTCATTGAGATTCCATACACGTTGATCCAAACTATCATCTACGGAGTTATAGTGTACACAATGGTCGGATTTGAGTGGACGGTCAGCAAATTCTTTTTGTATCTCTTCTTCATGTGCTTCACCTTCTTGTACTTCACCTTCCATGGCATGATGGCAGTGGCCATCACTCCCAATAACACCATCTCTATCGTTGTTTCATCCGCCTTCTATCCGCTATGGAACGTTATTTCCGGATATCTCATTCCCAAAACA AGAATTCCAATATGGTGGAGATGGTTCTACTGGATTAGCCCGACATCATGGAGCTTGTACGGCTTGTTTTCTTCACAATTTGGAGGCATCACGGACAGACTTGATTCCGGCGAAACTGTGGATGAATTTATGAGGTCTTATTTTGGGTATAGGAACGACTTTGTAGGCATTGTTGCAACTGTGTTAGTCGGATTTTCACTGCTATTTGTTTTCGTCTTTGCCTTAGGAATCAAAAAATTGAACTACCAAAAGAGATGA
- the LOC137747500 gene encoding uncharacterized protein translates to MANAWKRDKPMRPLVFLFSATIVLIFIFFFFATRPSATPAANDPTIRTNLPIYRIPPFNCEECPQAYPVIANVVEGLRYPFIYSLADLGSLPEKPHKNIVRFLKGKPFRRPDISATIQGVLEKFKGEGRDNGLVVDVGANVGMASFAAAVMGFQVLAFEPVFENLQRICDGIYLNRVGDLVTVFEAAASDRPGNITFHKLVGRMDNSAISATGARLAFKNNEEVAVQVRTIPLDEVIRETEPVLLLKIDVQGWEYHVLKGASKLLSRKAGEAPYIIYEEDERLLRASNSSAREIRNFLKGVGYNHCTLHGTDAHCTKLG, encoded by the exons ATGGCTAATGCTTGGAAAAGAGACAAACCCATGAGACCCCTTGTGTTCCTCTTCTCTGCAACTATCGtcctcatcttcatcttcttctttttcgcCACCCGCCCTTCCGCCACCCCCGCCGCCAACGACCCCACCATCCGAACCAATCTTCCGATCTACCGAATCCCGCCGTTCAATTGCGAGGAGTGCCCGCAGGCGTACCCCGTCATCGCCAACGTCGTTGAAGGGCTCCGCTATCCCTTCATCTACTCGCTCGCCGATTTGGGCAGCTTGCCGGAGAAGCCCCACAAGAACATCGTCCGATTCCTCAAGGGGAAGCCGTTTCGGAGGCCCGATATCTCGGCCACGATTCAGGGAGTTCTCGAGAAATTCAAAGGGGAAGGGAGGGACAACGGACTGGTGGTGGACGTCGGTGCCAATGTCGGCATGGCCAGCTTCGCCGCCGCCGTCATGGGTTTTCAGGTGCTTGCTTTTGAGCCGGTTTTCGAAAATTTGCAGAGGATTTGTGATGGGATTTACTTGAATCGTGTGGGGGATTTGGTAACGGTGTTCGAGGCCGCCGCCTCGGACCGCCCTGGCAATATTACCTTCCACAAG TTGGTTGGTCGGATGGACAACAGTGCTATTTCAGCGACTGGCGCAAGGTTGGCTTTCAAGAATAACGAAGAAGTGGCAGTTCAAGTAAGAACCATCCCTCTCGATGAAGTGATCCGGGAAACAGAGCCTGTTCTCCTGCTCAAAATTGATGTGCAAGGTTGGGAATATCATGTGCTGAAAGGAGCTTCCAAGTTACTGTCAAGAAAGGCTGGAGAAGCACCCTATATAATCTACGAGGAAGATGAGCGGCTGCTGCGAGCAAGCAATAGCAGTGCAAGAGAGATTCGAAATTTCCTGAAGGGTGTGGGTTACAATCATTGCACGCTGCATGGTACAGATGCACACTGCACCAAATTGGGTTAA